A segment of the Solanum lycopersicum chromosome 9, SLM_r2.1 genome:
TGTTTACAATAATGATTTGTCTATAATTTTATCATTGTTACAAGAAATTTGCTTGTGTACACTTAACTAAAAATAGTATTAAAACTATACTTTTAAGTATACTCAAAACGGTATATTCCTGttatctcaaaatatttatcGTGATTCTCTTTTATACGTCTTTTAAGAATTATTAATTAGAAAGAATATTATAAGTATTTTAATTACCTTACAAATAAtttgagttaattattttcaaagacCATAACAGATAATTTGAGACCGAGAGAGTACACTTTTTAATAGTGCTTAGGTAGCAACGAGGATCTTTTATCTGAATTGAACTTTGTCATGTatgaataataatgaaaaagataCTTACTAAAGAACACCATAATTTAATGTGCATATAGTTTAggcaaaaaataaatcataatatgtaaatattttttaactttatctcaattaacattttatattgtttaactTTGAGTTTGTACAAAATAATTActtgaatttgaataaaattaaataagtagacACGTATATCCTATATGCAAAAACGATAATATATCTAGTGAAATCCCACGAGTGGAGTTTGGAGAAGGTATTAGAGTGTATGAAGACCTTATCAATTCCTTGTAGAGGTAGAAAAGTTGTTTTAGAAAAACAAATATGTTCGATTGTATCTCACTCGAATTATCATGTCGGATGTTTATATCTACCtgtttaactttatacaaatttaagtatctACAGATATACACCCAAACATAAATATCATTTCAAgttgaaatcaaattaaaagaacataCTTATGTGTTATGCCACGAAGAAACAGGCTGTTCCTTAAGatgtttataaatttaaaatagaaaaaaaaaacttagaaaacGTAGTTGCATTCTATTGGAAGTATCTAACAACTATCCTTCTTGTTCTAATTTATGCAAAGTCGGCCGAATATACCCCTTTCTATGACACCACACACCTTTcatactatatatttttttttcttacggaaaagggtcaaatatatTCTTACACTATTtgaaatagctcatatatatctttaaattatatttcggctcaaataTATCCTTCCCCTCAAATtatagggtcaaaaatacccttttcaTTAACAAGATCTGTTAAACGCCACTTGGATGCCATGTGGATACCACATGACATGCCACATAAGTCAATAGAGTTTCACTCGTGCCAcgttaaaaataaacttacccctaatttcccccaattttctctattttcctTAGAATTTAGAAACGGTTTCACCGAAGAACATAGAATCCCTTTCCCTTTAGAACTTATGTATTTTGTGAAATCGTTCTAACGAAATGGAGAATGAGGAAAAGGGGTTCTATGTTCTTCAGTGAAATCGTTTCTAAATTCTAcggaaaatggagaaaattggGAGAAATTAGGGGAAAGTTTATTTGTCTACGTGGCATGAGTGGAACTCTATTGGCTTATGTGGCATGCCATGTAACATCCACATGACATTTAAGTTGCATTTAACCGATTCTGTTAataagaagggtatttttgaccctataGTTTGACGGTAAGGGTAtatttgagccgaaatatactCAAGGGTATATTTGAGCTATTTCTGATAGTTCAAGGatatttttgacctttttcatttttcttaatattaaaaaaactcCAAAATCGAACTTCTTGTAATCTTATCTTCGAGTCTATCAGAAGCAACCTCTCTAATCTCTATCCCATTTGTATACATTTTATCCTTCCTAAATCCCATTATAGCCGGTGGCGGAGCCATCATATCTTTAGGGGGTTcgttcaaaaaattatatcatggttaaaataatatatatagatgtcGAACCTCCTTCGGCTACATATTTTGTGTGtctatttcttcaaattttgaatcctTATCGAAAATTGTCTCTATCTCTAAATTTGTAGCATAACActagatatgttgttgttgataataTTAAGGATTTCTCAAAATTGAACTTAGCTTGTTGTAATGTTGGTCTTTTTGTCTTGTTGTATCAACTCATTGTATTAATAACCCCTTGTCTACATTATATATCTTAGCATTAAAAACTGTAGTAGTTTGagaaatattactattattaactATGGCTAAAGATCAATTACAAGTACTAAATGCTCTTGATGTTGCTAAAACACAATTGTATCATTTTACAGCAATTGTAATAGCAGGAATGGGATTTTTCACTGATGCATATGACCTTTTCTGCATTTCACTTGTGACTAAATTACTCGGTCGAATTTACTATCATCATGAGGGTGATAATAAGCCAGGGATTCTCCCTCCAGGTATCTCAGCTGCAGTGAATGGAGTCGCGTTTGTTGGGACACTATCGGGTCAATTGTTCTTCGGGTGGTTAGGTGATAAAATGGGAAGGAAAAGAGTATATGGAATGACTCTCATGATCATGGTTATTTGTTCGATTGCATCAGGGCTGTCTTTTGGTAAGACCTCTAGTGGTGTGATTGCTACGTTATGTTTCTTTCGATTTTGGCTTGGTTTTGGTATTGGTGGCGATTACCCTTTATCAGCAACGATCATGTCTGAATACGCTAATAAAAAGACTCGTGGAGCTTTTATATCTGCAGTATTCGCGATGCAAGGATTTGGGATTTTGACAGGAGGGATTGTTGCACTTGTTGTTAGTGGCTCGTTTAAAAACGCGTACCCTGCTCCAATTTATTCTGTTAATAATGAAGGTTCAACCCCTCCTGAGGCTGATTTCGTATGGAGAATTATACTTATGTTTGGTGCTATACCGGCTTTGCTTACTTACTATTGGCgtatgaagatgcctgagacaGCACGTTACACAGCTTTGGTAGCTAAGAATGCTACAAAAGCTGCTTCCGATATGAGTAAAGTGTTGAATGTTGAAATTGAAGCAGAGAAAGAGAAGATTGTTGAGACACAGGGGAATAGTTTCGGGCTGTTTACTAAGGAGTTTCTTCATCGTCATGGACTGCATTTGCTTGGAACAACTAGTACATGGTTTTTACTAGATATCGCGTTTTATAGTCAGAATCTATTTCAGAAGgatatatttagtaaaattgGATGGATACCTCATCCAGAGACGATGAACGCGTTGGATGAGGTATTCAAAATTGCAAAGGCACAGACTCTTATTGCTCTTTGTAGTACAGTACCTGGTTACTGGTTTACAGTTGCATTTATCGATAGAATGGGTAGATTTGCGATTCAATTGATGGGGTTTTTCTTCATGACAGTGTTTATGTTCGCGTTAGCCATACCATACAATCATtggactaaaaaggaaaatagaatTGGTTTTGTTATCATGTATTCACTAACCTTTTTCTTCGCGAATTTTGGTCCAAATGCTACAACGTTTGTTGTGCCCGCGGAGATTTTTCCAGCTAGGTTGAGATCAACGTGCCACGGGATATCAGCTGCAGCTGGGAAAGCTGGTGCTATTGTTGGTGCATTTGGTTTTCTGTATGCTGCTCAATCTACTGATCCATCTAAAGTCGATACGGGTTATCCTACTGGAATTGGTGTGAAAAATGCACTTATTGTGTTAGGTTGTGTGAATTTTCTTGGAATGTTGTTCACATTATTAGTGCCAGAATCAAAAGGAAGATCATTGGAAGAAATGTCAAAGGAAaatgaaggagaagaagaaataaCTAAAGGGGAAAATGCACAAACTATTCCAGTTTCCGTTTAATACATAAATACGTCATTTAAGATCGTGCAAAGAGCTTTTGAGGCTCTTTAGTAAAGCTTTATGTTCTTTGTTTTTGTATGTTACGATGAAATAATCATCTATTCTTTTTTGGTTtgtggttttttttttcttccttcttgTGTAATTCTGCTAATCTTTGATGCAGGAgcttttgattttctttatgttataataaaaataaattcagtaTAGTTAAATCAACCCTTTTATtttatggattttattctttagCGTATGTCACAATAAGAAATGATAATGCAAGGTAATCATTGAAGACTATGTAATTCTATCTAATTATTTTGAGTTCACGCATCGTAGCTCAAAAGGATTTAATATAGACAAATCGATCATATGATGCAATATCCATAATTGATTTCACATGCaatacaaatttataataacCATTTCGGTCAAATTATCAATCATTACTGTTAGTCACCACAACCACTAACTGTTACCTCTCTACAATAACTATAATAAGTCAAACACTACCACTAATCACCCCATTAATCAGGTCCCTCAATTACCATCATCaatatcttataatttttttttatattttgttgactttaagtaaatatgaaaaaaaagtcaTCCTTCAAAGCCCAACTTGAAAAAGATCGATATCAAGTTCcctacacaaacaaaaaaaaaaattgccttTTATTTCAATCATTGACAATTTAAATACCATAATTTGTCTTTTTTAAAACTAGCTAGACtcaatacttatatatatatatatatatgggccATTCCTTTGGAAAAATATACCAAGTTTATTGTCTtgtataaaagctacaaagacTTTTTACATCAACATGATTAGAATTTTAAGAGAAGGCAACTAAACTCTCCACATGCCCCTTGTTGCTTGCTTGGCCTGCCTAATAGCATGATTCGTATGATAATTTtactaaacataaaaaatatataactaatgtattaacataaaaatatgaattaaatgaCTATACTTGATGAAGTTTGTTTTTTGGAGTGATGATAGACTATTGgcat
Coding sequences within it:
- the PT3 gene encoding phosphate transporter 3 — encoded protein: MAKDQLQVLNALDVAKTQLYHFTAIVIAGMGFFTDAYDLFCISLVTKLLGRIYYHHEGDNKPGILPPGISAAVNGVAFVGTLSGQLFFGWLGDKMGRKRVYGMTLMIMVICSIASGLSFGKTSSGVIATLCFFRFWLGFGIGGDYPLSATIMSEYANKKTRGAFISAVFAMQGFGILTGGIVALVVSGSFKNAYPAPIYSVNNEGSTPPEADFVWRIILMFGAIPALLTYYWRMKMPETARYTALVAKNATKAASDMSKVLNVEIEAEKEKIVETQGNSFGLFTKEFLHRHGLHLLGTTSTWFLLDIAFYSQNLFQKDIFSKIGWIPHPETMNALDEVFKIAKAQTLIALCSTVPGYWFTVAFIDRMGRFAIQLMGFFFMTVFMFALAIPYNHWTKKENRIGFVIMYSLTFFFANFGPNATTFVVPAEIFPARLRSTCHGISAAAGKAGAIVGAFGFLYAAQSTDPSKVDTGYPTGIGVKNALIVLGCVNFLGMLFTLLVPESKGRSLEEMSKENEGEEEITKGENAQTIPVSV